In Silene latifolia isolate original U9 population chromosome X, ASM4854445v1, whole genome shotgun sequence, the following proteins share a genomic window:
- the LOC141616811 gene encoding uncharacterized protein LOC141616811 gives MAMCSRTLTSTFINLNGGTFTTTKTSKKQQSTKLMLSINNMSSSSSSSNVSIMEAYEEGKLERPKWSGETPLSRLVGALISFKPLYSIMKFGARQALISTAEKTNIPWREMTRELLESEVYQEMETVRNPDIVYPDYYLNPFHAYDEGNLSWLAAAEAEAATLSVTMRAMPEVASVEEAMEIVRGNWILAVEKHHQQYSGNSTVQDILDIGCSVGISTKFLANKFPSANITGLDLSPYFLAVAKFKEKNGVAREKRINWLHANGEDTRLPSNSFDLVSIAYVLHECPAKATVNLVKEAFRLLRPGGTIAITDNSPKSKKLQELSPVLFTLMKSTEPFLDEYYLLDLEGAMREIGFIHVHTVLTDPRHRTVTATVPFPTLV, from the exons ATGGCGATGTGTTCCAGAACACTGACCTCCACATTCATCAACTTGAATGGCGGCACATTTACAACAACTAAAACATCAAAAAAACAACAGAGTACTAAGCTTATGTTGAGCATTAACAACATgagttcttcttcttcctcttcaaaTGTTTCAATAATGGAGGCTTATGAAGAAGGGAAGCTTGAGAGACCTAAATGGAGTGGAGAAACGCCTCTTTCTCGACTCGTTGGCGCTCTTATTTCTTTTAAACCCCTTTATTCTATCATGAAGTTTGGTGCTAGACAAGCCCTTATCAG TACAGCTGAGAAGACAAATATTCCATGGAGGGAGATGACAAGGGAGTTACTGGAATCAGAGGTGTACCAGGAAATGGAGACCGTCCGAAATCCAGACATTGTATATCCTGATT ATTATCTCAATCCTTTCCACGCATATGATGAAGGCAATCTTTCATGGCTG GCTGCAGCAGAGGCAGAGGCAGCCACCTTGTCAGTTACTATGAGAGCCATGCCAGAGGTTGCTTCTGTGGAAGAAGCCATGGAAATTGTACGTGGGAATTGGATTCTAGCAGTTGAGAAGCACCATCAGCAATATTCTGGAAATTCAACCGTACAGGACATCCTAGACATTGGATGCTCTGTAGGTATCAGCACAAAATTCTTGGCTAACAAGTTTCCTTCAGCTAATATCACT GGATTGGACTTGTCTCCTTATTTTCTGGCTGTGGCTAAATTCAAGGAAAAGAATGGAGTAGCTAGAGAAAAGCGCATAAACTGGTTGCACGCTAATGGCGAGGACACTCGCTTACCCTCCAATTCATTTGATCTTGTCTCAATTGCTTATGTC CTTCATGAATGTCCTGCAAAAGCAACGGTGAATTTGGTAAAAGAAGCATTCAGACTGCTTAGACCTGGTGGCACCATTGCAATTACAGATAACTCG CCTAAGTCGAAGAAGCTTCAG GAACTATCTCCGGTACTGTTTACATTGATGAAGAGCACAGAACCGTTTCTAGACGAATACTACCTGCTCGATTTGGAAGGGGCAATGAGAGAAATCGGGTTTATACATGTTCACACAGTCCTAACGGATCCCAGGCACAGGACTGTTACTGCCACTGTGCCCTTCCCGACTCTCGTCTGA